From a region of the Paenibacillus sp. FSL R10-2734 genome:
- a CDS encoding response regulator, which produces MQKILVVDDEEVLRMLIEDTLEDLENVEIHTADNGLEALTKLSADHFDLVILDYMMPEMTGIEVLQQLDEEKKKATAILMLTAKAQDVDRIRAVDAGARYFMPKPFSPMELLQIVEGILSGEEK; this is translated from the coding sequence ATGCAAAAAATATTGGTAGTGGATGATGAAGAAGTTTTACGAATGTTAATCGAGGATACATTGGAAGATTTAGAGAATGTTGAGATTCACACCGCTGATAATGGTCTAGAGGCACTGACTAAGCTATCCGCGGATCATTTTGATCTAGTGATTCTAGATTATATGATGCCGGAAATGACAGGGATTGAAGTGCTCCAGCAGCTGGATGAGGAGAAGAAAAAAGCTACAGCTATTTTAATGCTAACAGCCAAGGCTCAAGATGTAGATCGAATTCGAGCAGTTGATGCTGGAGCGCGTTATTTCATGCCGAAACCATTTAGTCCGATGGAACTCTTGCAGATTGTGGAGGGGATCCTAAGTGGTGAAGAAAAGTAG